Below is a genomic region from Tepidiforma bonchosmolovskayae.
CCGTCGTCCCAGCGCCCGCGTTTCACGTTAAAGAGCAGCGTTCGCGACGCGTTTGTGAAGTCCGTCAGGAAGCTGGCGCCCCCGGTCAGCTTCCAGATCAGCCAGGCGTCCACGGTCCCCGCGCAAATCTCGCCGAGCCGGGCCTGCCGGTGGAGCTCCGGGTCGTGGCGGAAGAGCCACGTGAGCTTCGTGCCGGTGAAGTACGGGTCGAGCGTGAGCCCCGTCGCCTGGCGGACTCGCTCCTCCTCGCCGGCCGACCGCACATCCTCGCAGATTCCGGCGGTGCGCCGGTCCTGCCAGACGATCGCCCGGTGGACCGGCGCGCCCGTTGCGCGCTCCCAAACGACCGCGGTCTCGCGCTGATTGGTCAGGCCGATGCAGGCGAGGTCGCCGAACGCAAGGCCGGCCTGGGCAAGCGCGACCCCGATCGCGTCGAGCGTCGTGGTCCAGATCTCCTCAGGGTCGTGTTCCACCCAGCCCGGCTGCGGGTAGTACTGGGTCAGCGGCTGCTGCCCCAATCCCACGATCGCGCCGGTCCGGTCGACGATGAGCGCGCGGGAGCTGGTCGTTCCCTGGTCGATGGCGAGGATGTACGGGGGCGTCATGTGCGGGAGTATACGAACCCCCAGCACCCGGGAAACCCTGCGCCGCTCACAGCTCCCGGTGGTGGCCGTTCCGGCGGACGCACATGTGCCCGCCCGGGTCCATCGGCGCTGTGCAGAGCGGACAGAGCGGCCGCCCCGCGGCGATGACCTCGGCAATCTGCTGCCGCAGCTCGTACCCGCTCCGGTAGTCGAACTCCATCGTCAGGCCAATCGTGTCGTCGGCATCAGGCGGCCCGTCGGCCGCAATCAGGACAATCCGCCGGTCCTCGGCATTGACGCCCATGCTCAGCTGGAACACCTGCAGGTCGAGGTCGAACGACTGCGGCGCCTCGAGCCGCGGAGGGGCATCGTCCGGCGGGAGGGGAACGTAGTCATAGCCCTCATCGTCCAGGACCGTCTCGATCGCGTCGCCGAGCGCGTTCAGCTGCTCCTTTTCGAGCCAGAGCGAGGCGGCGAACCCGGAGCCGTTCACGACGCGAAGCCGGAAGCGCCGCTGCCCGGGCCGCCCGATCGCTTCCGCCGAGATATGGATGAGGGGGCCCAGGTCTTGCGTGCGTGCCATCGCCCCGATCGTAGGGCAGGCCGGCCCTCCCGTCGCGGCCATTCGTCCTTTACCGCAGGGTCGACCCGTGCAGAAAATTCACAAAAGCCTGCGAATCCCCCGGGACATCGCGACAGAGTGTGTCGCCTTCCCGACGTAACGTGCCCCTCCACAACGCCAACCGCAGGAGGTGAGCGGTATGACCGAACAAACCCGTCGCTCGACCCGGCTCATCCGCATCCGCGACATCCTCGTCCGGCGCCCAAACGGCGTCTCGACAATGGAGCTGTCCCGCGAGACCGGCTATTCCCAGCGCACCATCCAGCGCGACCTCCAGGCGCTCGAATCGGAGCTCAACGTCCCGCTGGTCATCGAAAACCGCCGCTGGCGGATCATGGAGGGCCATCAGCCCCTCTTCGGCCCAGTCCGCCTCACGCTCCAGGAGGGCCGCGCCGTCTACTTCGCCATGCGGCTGATGCTCCGCTCCGCCGACGAACACGACCCGGACGCCCTCACGGCCCTCGAGAAGGTCGCCAACGCGCTGCCGAAAGGCATGGCCGAGCACATGCAGCGCACGGTCCGCGAGTACCGCCAGCTCCCCTTCAACCGCGAGGCCACGGATATCCTCTGCAGCATCACCGAGGCCTGGGCCAAGAGCCAGTCGGTAGCGATTGAGTACCGCTCCGCCCACTCCACGGAGGCCCGCCGCTACGAGGTCGACCCCTACATCCTCGACCACACCGAAAGCGGCACCTACCTCGTCGGCTACTCCCACACGCACGGCGAAGTCCGCGTCTTCAAGGTCGATCGCATTCGCGCGGTCGAGCAGCTTCACCGCGACTTCGAGCCGGTCGATATCGACGAGCTCGCCGAGACGCTCCGTCACAGCTGGGGCGGCGTCGTCCTCGGCGAGTCCCGGTACGACGTGGTCATCGACTTCACCCCGGCGGTCGCTGCGCGCATCCAGGAGAGCTACTGGCACGTCTCGCAGGAGCTCGAGGCGCTCCCCGGCGCCGGAGCCGGGTCGCGGACCTCCTCAAAGCCGCCGCGGAGCGCTACGGCTGACGCCTCCGCTACACTGGCGGACGTGAACCCCGCCGCCCTCGTCAGCAGCCGCCGCGACCGCGTCGCCCGGGCCTGGGCACTCGAACGCGGCGCGGTGCTGGTCGCCAGCGGCCTGCCCGTCCCAATCGCCGGAACCGACCAGTTCCACGACTTCCACGCGCACCCGGAGTTCCGCTACCTGGCCGGCGTCGGCGAACCCGCCAGCGTGCTCGCCTTTGACCCGGCCACCGGCTGGGAACTCTTTGTCACGCTTCCCACACCCGACGACCGAATCTGGACGGGCGACGGTCCCGACCTCGATGCCCTGCGTGCCCGCTCCGGCCTCGACGTCCGGCCCATCGAATCGCTCGCAGTCTGGCTCGAAGTGCGCCGCACGGAGCCGCTGGCCGTCATCGGCAATGACGACCTGCTCCATCGGCCTGGGGAGTACCGCCTGCCGCCGCTCGAACGCTTCGAAACCGCCCACGACGCAGCGCTTGCCGCGCGCCTCTCCTGGGACGTAGCCGAGGCCCGCCGTGTGAAGGACCCCGATGAGCTCGAGGCGATGCGCCGCGCTGCCGCGGCCAGCCGGGCCGGTCACCTCCTCGCACTCCGCACTGCCCGGCCCGGGCTCACCGAACGCGACCTCCAGGTCGAACTTGAGGCCGAGTTCTTCCGCAGCGGCGGCGACCGTACGGCCTACGGTTCCATCGTCGGCAGCGGTCCGAACGCCGCCGTCCTCCACTTCGCGCCGACCCGGCGGCCGCTGAACGACGGCGAACTCGTGCTCATCGACGCCGGCGCCGAAGTCGACGGGTACGCCAGCGACGTCACCCGGACCTTCCCGGCCGGCCGCCATTTCGAGGGCATCCAGCGCGACCTCTACCGGCTGGTGTACGAGGTCCAGCGCGCTGCCATCGCCGAAGCCCGCCCTGGCGTCGAATACCGGGACCTCCACCTCCGCGCCTGTGAACGGATAGCCGCCGGCCTTGCCGACCTCGGCATCCTCCGCGGCAACCCCGCCGACCTGGTGGAGATGGATGCCCACGCCCTCTTCTTCCCCCACGGCCTCGGCCACCTGCTCGGCCTCGCCACCCACGATGCCGGCGGCTGCCTCCGCGGCCGAACCCCGAGCGACCGCTTCGGCCTGAAGTGGCTCCGCGCCGACCTCCCCCTCCAGCCCGGCTACGTGGTCACCATCGAACCCGGCATCTATTTCATCCCGGCCATCCTCGACGACCCTGCCAGGCGCGAAACGTACCGCGACGTCGTCCACTGGGACCGCGTCGACGCCCTGCGCGGCTTCGGCGGCATCCGCATCGAGGACGACATCCTGGTGACTGAGGGGCCGGCCGAGGTCCTCACCGCCGGGCTTCCATCCGACGTCGACGCCATCGAAGCGCTCCGGGCGGAGGCGTTCGACCGGTGACGCAGCCGCCCCGGCTCACCATTGCCGATGTCGCGCGCTTTCCGCGCCCGGGCACGAACGTCCCCGGCGGCCTCGGCTTCACCCCGGACGGACGCGCGGTGACCTTCCTTTACTCCGCCGAGGGCAACCTGGTCCGCAGCCTCTGGCGGCTTGACCTCGAAACCGGCGCCCGCGAGGTGCTCGCTGGCCCGCCGCCCGCCACCACCTCCGAAGCTGCGCTCTCCCGCGAGGAAGAGCTCCGGCGCGAACGCGCCCGCCTGCGCGAGCTCGGCGTCACGTCGTACGAATTCGCGACGGCCGCGGCCGTCCCGGTGCTCCTCGTTCCCGGCGGAGGGCGCCTCTGGGTCCGCATCGGCGATGGAGAACTGGCGCCGCTCCCCGGGTCGGACGGCGCCATCGACGCCCACCTCTCGCCCGCCGGCGACCGTGTCGCCTTCGTCCGCGACGGCGACCTCTACGTGCAGGAGACGCGGGGCGGCGACCCCCGCCGCCTGACCTCCGACGCCGAGGACGGCCTGACGAACGGCATCGCCGAATTCATCGCCCATGAGGAGCTCGACCGCGACCGCGGGTTCTGGTGGAGCCCCGACGGCTCCCGCATCGCGTTCATCCGCGCCGATTCCCGCCATATCCCCGAGTACCCCATCGTTCACCAGGGTCGCCCCGGCATCGACGTCGAGCGCCACCGCTACCCGTTCGCCGGCCAGGCCAACGCCCTGCTCGACCTCGGTGTCATCGATGTGGCGACCGGCGCCATCACGTGGCTCGACCTCGGCCCGGACCGCGACATCTACATCGCCCGCGTCGGCTGGCGGCCCGATGGCGCGCTCGCGGTGCAGCTCCTCTCCCGCAACCAGCGCCGCCTGCGCCTCCTCCTCTTTGAAGGCGGCGCCGCCCCCCGGACGCTCATCGACGAGTACCAGGAACCCTGGATCAACCTCGCCGGCGAAACAACCTTCCTCAAGGACGGGCGCATCGTGTGGTCGACCGAGCGCACGGGTTTCCGCCACCTCGAGCTCCGCTCGGCCGATGGCGCCCTCGAACGGGTCCTGACAGCCGGGCCGTGGATGGTCACCTCCCTCCTTGGCGTCGACGAGGAAGGCGGATTCGTCTACTTCGCGGCGACCGAGGCGTCGCCGCTCGAACGCCACCTGTACCGCGTGCCTCTGACCGGCGGCCCGATCGAACGCCTCACCGGCGAGCCGGGCTGGCACACCGGCGTCCTTGCGCCAGGCGGCGGCTGGCTGCTCGACGCATGGAGCAGCCGCACCGAACCGCCCCGCGTCATCGCCCGCAACCTCCGCGACGGCCGGACCGTCGAGGTCCATGAGCCCGAAGCACTGACCCCCGCCGGCCTGGGGCTCGTCATCCCGGAGTTCCACGAGGTGACCGCAGACGACGGCACCCTGCTCTACGGCGCCCTCTACCGCCCCCCGGCTGCCGATGGACCGGTGCCGGTGGTCGTCTCGGTATACGGCGGCCCCCATGTCCAGCGCGTCATCGACGATTGGTCAGTGACCGTCGACCTCCGCGCCCAGTACCTCGTCCAGCAGGGCGTCGCCGTCTTCAAGCTCGACAATCGCGGCAGCGCCGGCCGCGGCCTCGCCTTCGAAGCCCACATCCACCGCCGGATGGGCACCATCGAGGTCGAAGACCAGGTTGCCGGCGTCCGGTACCTGGCCAGCCTCGGCGGATTTGATACCTCCCGCGCCGGCATCTACGGCTGGAGCTACGGCGGCTACATGACGCTCATGGCCATGCTCAAGGCGCCCGGCGTCTTTCGCGTTGGGGTCGCCGGCGCACCCGTGACCGACTGGGACGGCTACGACACCGCCTACACCGAGCGGTACATGGAAACGCCCGCTGCGAACCCCGAGGGCTACCGGGACGGCTCAGCCATCACCCATGCCCACCGGCTCGAAGGCAGGCTTCTCCTCGTCCACGGCATGACGGACGAGAACGTGCACTTCCGCCACACGGCGCGATTCATCGTGGCTCTGACTGAGGCCGGCAAGGACTACGACTTGCTGATCTTTCCCGAAGAGCGGCACATGCCCCGCGACCAGCGCGGCCTCGAGTACCAGGAGCGCCGCGTCATCGAGTTCCTCCTGCGCGAACTCCGGCCCCGCTAGCGGAACCGGTAGCCCGGCGCGATCCCGGCCTGGGCCGCCCACTCTCCGGCCGGCATCTTCTTCCCTCCCTCCGGCTGCACGCGCATGACCCGCAGCACTCCGCCGTTCAGGCGCACGTGGAACGTGCCCTCGTCTACCCGGAGCACCCGGCCCGGCATGCCCGGGGCCTCCTCCCCCGTGAGGCGGCAGTCGAAAATCCGCAGCCGGCCGCTCTCCACCGTCGTCCATGCCCCCGGCTGGGGATTGCAGCCCCGGATGAGCGCATACACCCGGTCCGCCGGCTCGTACCAGCGGATCTGCGCATGCTCATCCCTGCACGGCGGCTCGTACGTCGCTTTCGCGTGGTCCTGCTCGATGCGCGGGGCCCGCCCCTCACGCACGAGCCGGGCTGCCTCCGACATCGCCTCCACGCCCATCGGGAAGAGCCGTTCGAAGTAGACCGACCCCACCGTGTCGTCCGGGCCGATCGGGCACCGCCGCTGGAGCAGGATCGGCCCCGTGTCGATGCCGCGGTCGGGCCAGAAGATGGTCAGCCCGGTCTCCGTCCTTCCGAAGATGATCGCCCAGTTGATCGCCGATGAGCCCCGGTGGAGCGGGAGCAGGCTCGGGTGGTACTGGATGCTCCCCAGCCGCGGAAGCTCGAGCACCTCATGCGGGATGATCTCCGTCACGAACGCCATCGCGCACAGGTCCGGCTTGAGCGCGGCCCATGCTTCCTGCCCGGCGGCATCCTTCAGCGCCCGCGTCTCGACGACCGGCACCCCGGCCGCCTCTGCAGCAGCCCAGAGCGGGTCGTGCCGCCCGCCCGACGGACCCGGAGCGCTCGCGCCCACGACGTCAAAACCGTCGTCCCGCAGGCGCCGGAAGACCGCCTCGCCGAATGCAGCCTGCCCCATCACGACGACACGCATCTCGAGCTCCCCGCCGGAGGTCCCGGCTGCGTCAGCCTACCGCGGGCGCCCTTCTCCGCTCCACCCTGTACCCGCCGCTGACCGCGGGCCCGGCATCCCGTACACTTGCCGCATGCATCCGTTCTACGCGGTCGAGGTCATCCCGGGCGACGCCACGCACGTCGCCCGTGTTCGCCGTGCTCCCTGACGGCCGGGTTCCCCACACTTCGCACCGCAGGAGCACACTTCCCGACATGATCCAGGTCCAGCCCGCCCGGCTCGCCGATGCCGCGGCTATCCATGCGCTCGTCACCTTCTGGGCCGATCGCGGCGACATGCTGCACCGGCCCATCGGCGAAATCTACGAAGCGATCCGCGACTTCAAGGTTGCCCGCATCGACGGGGAGATCGTGGGCTGCGGATCGCTCCACATCATGGGCCCCGACCTCGCCGAAATCCGCTCGCTCGCCGTCGCCGAATCCGCCCAGGGCAGAGGGGTCGGTGCGGCCATCGTCGCGGCCTGCGTCGACGATGCCCGCGAATTCGGCCTCGAACGGGTCTTCGCCCTGACCTACCGACCGGGGTTCTTTGAAAAGCAGGGCTTCCGGCTCGCGAACGTCATGGAATTTCCGCAAAAGGTCTGGAACGAGTGCGTCCGCTGTCCGTTTTTCACAAACTGCAAGGAAGTGGCCGTTGTCCTCGACCTTCGTGGGCCTGACCTCGCCGTTCCCCTGGCGTAGACTCCGTCCGTGCCGTCCGAAGCGCACCGCTACCTTGTCCAGCGCGTTCGCGCCGACCGCCAGCTCACCCCTGAGCGTGCTTCCGAACTTGCCCGGCAGTGGCGGAAGGCCTGCACGGCAGCCGGGGTTGCCCCCTGGGGCGTGTTTGCCGGCCTCCTTGGGCTCCGCACCGATGAGCTCCTCCTCGTTGCTGCCGCTGAGACGGGTGGTGCGGCGTGGCCCGCGCTCCCGGGGCTGGCCGTCGAAGACGCGCTCGACTGCCGCCCGACGGCTCGGCCGGAGCGGCCCGAGCCGCAGTCGCGGCCCGGGGTCTATGTCTTTCGCACGTTCGAAATCGCTTCAGGCGACGTCGAGGAGTTCGTCCGCCTCTCCGCCGAGGCATGGAACTCGTTTGAAGCCGACCCTGCCTACCGGGCCGAGCCGCGTGCCCTCCTCCGTGCTGACCTCTCCGGCGACAGAACGCGGATGCTCCTGGTCACCTGGTACGACGGGCTCGCATCATGGGAGCGCTCGCGGCAGCCGGCCCCGGAAGCCCGCGCGAATTTCCAGGCCCGGGCGCGCCTGACGCGCTGGGCCCTCCCAATCGCCACCCGGCTGGTCTAGCCGCTGCAGCAGTCTCCGTCGACCACGTCGAGCGCAGCCCACGCGAGCCGCCGCCCGTGGCTCCCCGTCCCGGTCGCCGCGCCGACCAGTACGGCGCAGCCCGCGGGCAGGAATGCGAGGCGGTTGAGGTGATGTTGCACCCGTGCCGCTGCTGCAGCAGCGGCCGTCGCCCCCGCCCCCTGGAGGATCAGTCCGAAGGTCACCTCTCCGAGCTCCCCCGGGATGTCGGTCCCTCGGCACAGGCCAAGCAGCGCCTCGCCCACTCCCCGGTTCACGAACCGGACGCCGACTTCGCCCCGCTGCTCCAGCACGTCGTCCAGGCCCGTGACCCGCACCGCGAGGAACGACAGCGGCGCCCGCGGGGCGATATCGGCCTGCGCATCAAGGTGGCGCAGCAGTTCGACCCGGGAGAGCAGCCTGCGGGCCGGGGCGGTTAGTGCGGCCAAGGTCTCGGCCGCCGGGCGCGGTACGGGCTGGAGATACACGGGGAACCGGGCTGCCTCCATCGGGAAAACCTCCTCTCCTGCAGGAGGCATTCTCCCGCCGTCCATCCCTCACGCAGATAGGCGAAACCCTGAGAGCTGCCCTGCGGGCCTCCGGATCCGCAGCCGCAGCATCCCGGACTTACGTGGCTGCGCCGTTGTCCCGCCGTCCGTTCGCCCGCCGCCTCCAGTACACCGCAGCGCTGATGACGATGACCGCGAGCCACACGCCGCCGGCGCCGAGCGTGATCCGCACGTCGCGCCCCAGCCCGTCGCCGGCCACCACCGCCACCGCCGTCGGGAACACCATCCCCAGTGCCGAGTAGAGAATGAACACCCGGAACGGGATGGCGGTCATGCCCGCGACGAAGCTGATCCAGTCGAAGTTGACCGCCGGGATCATCCGAGACCAGAACACCACCCGCCCGCCCATTTCGAGGACCAGCGTGTCGATCCGTTCCGCATTCCTTCGGCCGACGAGCCGCGCCAGGTGCCGCCGGCCGAACCGCCGTGCAACCCAGAAGGCAACCGCCGACCCCAGCACCAGCCCGGCCATGCAGTACAGCGTCCCTAGCACCGGCCCCCACGCCAGCCCGGCCGCCATAAAGATTGGTGCGTTCGGGACCGGCGCGAACAGCACGGAGAGCGCCATGATGCCGATGAACACGACAGGACCGAGGATGCCGAACCCGTCGACCCAGTCGCGGAACGGCTCCGCCTCGATGGTGTACGAAATGCCGAAGTACTCGCTCGTCGCCCAGTAGACCGCGACGACCAGCAGGAACAGCACCACCAGGCCGGCCACGACCTCCCGCCGGAGGAGCAGCGGCGTCTCCCCGCCGGTCAGCCGCTCCTCGATCTCGCCCAGGGTCGGGCGCGGCGTCGTGGCCGGCTCGCTCATCCCTCCACGCTCGCGAGGTGCTCGGCCAGCAGCCGGTTGACCTCGTCCGCGGCCTCCTGCTGTACCCAGTGGCTCACGCCCGGCAGGTGCACGACGCGCAGTTTCGCCACGAACTGGTCCGTGCCTTCCGTCAGTTCCTTTCCCAGGTACCGGTCTTCGTCACCCCAGATGAGGAGCGTCGGCACCGTGACGAGCGGCACCGGGTCGGGGATGCGCGGCGGGTGGCGCAGCAGCGCGCGATACCAGTTAATGCCGCCCGAGAGCCCTTGCCTCCGCCACCCGGCGAGGAACTCCCGGATGTCCTCTTTGGTGAAGGTCCCCGGCCGGCATTCGCGGATCATCCTCCGCGCGAGCCGGTGGTACCCGCCAGCCGAAAGCGCCAGCTCGGGCAGGAGGGGCAGCTGAAAGAACAGGACGTACCACGACCGCAGCGCCTGTCGGGGCCGCAGCACACGTCGCCGGAAAATCGCCGGGTGCGGCAGGTTGCAGACGGCCAGGCTCTTCAGGCGGTCACCGTGCTGCATCGCCAGCAGCCAGGCGATGACGCCACCCCAGTCGTGCCCCACGATGTGCGCCCGGTCGATACCGAGATGGTCGAGCAGGCAGAGAATGTCGGCCTGCAGCGTCCCCGTGTCGTAGGGACCTCGCGCCTCGGTCAGGTTGTACCCCCGCTGGTCGGGCGCGATGACCCGGTACCTCCTGCGCAGCGCACGCAGCTGGTGCCGCCACGAATACCAGAATTCCGGAAAGCCGTGCAGGAACACGACCGGCTCGCCGTCCCCGGCTTCGACATAATGCATCCGAATTCCATTGACCGTCGCTTCCCTGTGGGCGAACTCCGTGGTCTCCATGCGCACCTGCCGGGGGCGATGTCCCTCTTCAGGCTATCAGAGCACGCGCAGCCGCAGGAACAGCTCCACCACCGGGAAGACGAACAGGACCGAATCGAGGCGGTCCATGAAGCCTCCATGCCCCGGCAGCAGCCCGCTCGCGTCCTTCACCCCCATGCGCCGCTTCATCCAGCTTTCGAAGAGGTCGCCCGCCATCGCGGCAATCGGGAGCGCGACTGCCAGGTGCAGCGCCGTCGACGCGCCGACGCCGGTTTCGAACAGGGCGTTCAGGCCCAGGACAGCCGCCGCGCCGGTCGCGTACCCTCCGGCCGCGCCCTCCCACGTCTTCTTCGGACTGATCCGCGGGGCCATCCGGTGCCGGCCGATCGCCCGCCCCACCGCATAGGCCCCGGTATCGACCGCGAAGGTCGAGACCAGGCCGATGAAGAACCATTCGCGCCCGTTCGGCGCATCGCGCACCAGCACCAGCATCGAAGCCAGCACGCCGAGATAGAGCGTGCACCCCGCATACACCCGGAACGGCTTGCGCGGCCCGAACGCCTGCGTCGGGGCGTATCCCAGCGCGGCGAACACTGCCGCAAATGCCGCGCCCATCAGCACAAACCGCGCATCAAGGTGCGCCGCAGCAGCGGTAACCGGCGCAATCGCGATGGTGGGGATATGGACCACGGCCTCGCGGATCGGGCGGCTCGGAATGAGCCACCCGTGCACGAACTCCAGCGAAGCCAGCAGTGAGACAAGCGCAACCGCCAGCGCGAACGGCCATCCGCCGACCCACGCCAGCCCGAGCACGATCGGCAGGCCGACTGCTGCCGTCAGGACGCGCTGCTGCAGGTTCGACACCGGCCTCCCCAGCCCGGTGCTCAGGAGGATTGCTCGCGGAACGCCTCGAGGTCCTCCTCGAGCAGCCCGCCGAACTTCCGCTTCCGGCGGCCGTACTCCGCCAGCGCGATGTCGGTATCCTCACGGCCGAAGTCCGGCCAGTAGGTATCGGTGAAGTACAGCTCCGCGTACGCCGACTGCCAGAGCAGGAAGTTCGAAATCCGCTGTTCGCCCGCCGTGCGGATCACCAGGTCGGGGTCCGGCATCCCGGCGGTCATCAGGTATCGGCTGACCAGCTCTTCCGTGACCTCCTCGGCCCGGACGCCGTCGGCAAGCATCCCGCGGATCGCCATGACGATGTCGTCCCGCCCGCCGTAGCTGAAGCAGATGTTCAGCACCATCCGGTCGTTCTCCCGGGTGAGCTCGATGGCGTCACGGACCTGCTGCTGCAGCCATTCCGGCAGCGTTTCGATATGGCCCAGCATCTGCAGCCGGATGCCGTTCCGGTGGAGGTTGTCCAGCTCCCGCCGGATGAAGTAGCGCAGCAGCCGGATGAGCGCCCGCACCTCGCGCTGGGGCCGGTTCCAGTTTTCGGTGCTGAACGCATAGAGCGTGAGGTATTGCACCCCGTGGTCGGCGAACCGCTCGATGACCCGTCGGATGTTCTCCGTGCCGGCACGGTGGCCGGCTGCCCGCGGCAGGCCCCGCTGGGTGGCCCACCGGCCGTTGCCGTCCATGATGATCGCGACATGGCGCGGAATCCGGCCGCCCGAGATGGGCGAAATCAGGTCTC
It encodes:
- a CDS encoding alpha/beta fold hydrolase, which produces METTEFAHREATVNGIRMHYVEAGDGEPVVFLHGFPEFWYSWRHQLRALRRRYRVIAPDQRGYNLTEARGPYDTGTLQADILCLLDHLGIDRAHIVGHDWGGVIAWLLAMQHGDRLKSLAVCNLPHPAIFRRRVLRPRQALRSWYVLFFQLPLLPELALSAGGYHRLARRMIRECRPGTFTKEDIREFLAGWRRQGLSGGINWYRALLRHPPRIPDPVPLVTVPTLLIWGDEDRYLGKELTEGTDQFVAKLRVVHLPGVSHWVQQEAADEVNRLLAEHLASVEG
- a CDS encoding S9 family peptidase — encoded protein: MTQPPRLTIADVARFPRPGTNVPGGLGFTPDGRAVTFLYSAEGNLVRSLWRLDLETGAREVLAGPPPATTSEAALSREEELRRERARLRELGVTSYEFATAAAVPVLLVPGGGRLWVRIGDGELAPLPGSDGAIDAHLSPAGDRVAFVRDGDLYVQETRGGDPRRLTSDAEDGLTNGIAEFIAHEELDRDRGFWWSPDGSRIAFIRADSRHIPEYPIVHQGRPGIDVERHRYPFAGQANALLDLGVIDVATGAITWLDLGPDRDIYIARVGWRPDGALAVQLLSRNQRRLRLLLFEGGAAPRTLIDEYQEPWINLAGETTFLKDGRIVWSTERTGFRHLELRSADGALERVLTAGPWMVTSLLGVDEEGGFVYFAATEASPLERHLYRVPLTGGPIERLTGEPGWHTGVLAPGGGWLLDAWSSRTEPPRVIARNLRDGRTVEVHEPEALTPAGLGLVIPEFHEVTADDGTLLYGALYRPPAADGPVPVVVSVYGGPHVQRVIDDWSVTVDLRAQYLVQQGVAVFKLDNRGSAGRGLAFEAHIHRRMGTIEVEDQVAGVRYLASLGGFDTSRAGIYGWSYGGYMTLMAMLKAPGVFRVGVAGAPVTDWDGYDTAYTERYMETPAANPEGYRDGSAITHAHRLEGRLLLVHGMTDENVHFRHTARFIVALTEAGKDYDLLIFPEERHMPRDQRGLEYQERRVIEFLLRELRPR
- a CDS encoding isoprenyl transferase; the protein is MRSKPGQPGTLGKPAEYLGDLISPISGGRIPRHVAIIMDGNGRWATQRGLPRAAGHRAGTENIRRVIERFADHGVQYLTLYAFSTENWNRPQREVRALIRLLRYFIRRELDNLHRNGIRLQMLGHIETLPEWLQQQVRDAIELTRENDRMVLNICFSYGGRDDIVMAIRGMLADGVRAEEVTEELVSRYLMTAGMPDPDLVIRTAGEQRISNFLLWQSAYAELYFTDTYWPDFGREDTDIALAEYGRRKRKFGGLLEEDLEAFREQSS
- a CDS encoding N-acetyltransferase, which codes for MIQVQPARLADAAAIHALVTFWADRGDMLHRPIGEIYEAIRDFKVARIDGEIVGCGSLHIMGPDLAEIRSLAVAESAQGRGVGAAIVAACVDDAREFGLERVFALTYRPGFFEKQGFRLANVMEFPQKVWNECVRCPFFTNCKEVAVVLDLRGPDLAVPLA
- a CDS encoding methionyl-tRNA formyltransferase; amino-acid sequence: MRVVVMGQAAFGEAVFRRLRDDGFDVVGASAPGPSGGRHDPLWAAAEAAGVPVVETRALKDAAGQEAWAALKPDLCAMAFVTEIIPHEVLELPRLGSIQYHPSLLPLHRGSSAINWAIIFGRTETGLTIFWPDRGIDTGPILLQRRCPIGPDDTVGSVYFERLFPMGVEAMSEAARLVREGRAPRIEQDHAKATYEPPCRDEHAQIRWYEPADRVYALIRGCNPQPGAWTTVESGRLRIFDCRLTGEEAPGMPGRVLRVDEGTFHVRLNGGVLRVMRVQPEGGKKMPAGEWAAQAGIAPGYRFR
- a CDS encoding phosphatidate cytidylyltransferase — protein: MSNLQQRVLTAAVGLPIVLGLAWVGGWPFALAVALVSLLASLEFVHGWLIPSRPIREAVVHIPTIAIAPVTAAAAHLDARFVLMGAAFAAVFAALGYAPTQAFGPRKPFRVYAGCTLYLGVLASMLVLVRDAPNGREWFFIGLVSTFAVDTGAYAVGRAIGRHRMAPRISPKKTWEGAAGGYATGAAAVLGLNALFETGVGASTALHLAVALPIAAMAGDLFESWMKRRMGVKDASGLLPGHGGFMDRLDSVLFVFPVVELFLRLRVL
- a CDS encoding DUF3090 family protein, which produces MARTQDLGPLIHISAEAIGRPGQRRFRLRVVNGSGFAASLWLEKEQLNALGDAIETVLDDEGYDYVPLPPDDAPPRLEAPQSFDLDLQVFQLSMGVNAEDRRIVLIAADGPPDADDTIGLTMEFDYRSGYELRQQIAEVIAAGRPLCPLCTAPMDPGGHMCVRRNGHHREL
- a CDS encoding aminopeptidase P N-terminal domain-containing protein, which translates into the protein MTEQTRRSTRLIRIRDILVRRPNGVSTMELSRETGYSQRTIQRDLQALESELNVPLVIENRRWRIMEGHQPLFGPVRLTLQEGRAVYFAMRLMLRSADEHDPDALTALEKVANALPKGMAEHMQRTVREYRQLPFNREATDILCSITEAWAKSQSVAIEYRSAHSTEARRYEVDPYILDHTESGTYLVGYSHTHGEVRVFKVDRIRAVEQLHRDFEPVDIDELAETLRHSWGGVVLGESRYDVVIDFTPAVAARIQESYWHVSQELEALPGAGAGSRTSSKPPRSATADASATLADVNPAALVSSRRDRVARAWALERGAVLVASGLPVPIAGTDQFHDFHAHPEFRYLAGVGEPASVLAFDPATGWELFVTLPTPDDRIWTGDGPDLDALRARSGLDVRPIESLAVWLEVRRTEPLAVIGNDDLLHRPGEYRLPPLERFETAHDAALAARLSWDVAEARRVKDPDELEAMRRAAAASRAGHLLALRTARPGLTERDLQVELEAEFFRSGGDRTAYGSIVGSGPNAAVLHFAPTRRPLNDGELVLIDAGAEVDGYASDVTRTFPAGRHFEGIQRDLYRLVYEVQRAAIAEARPGVEYRDLHLRACERIAAGLADLGILRGNPADLVEMDAHALFFPHGLGHLLGLATHDAGGCLRGRTPSDRFGLKWLRADLPLQPGYVVTIEPGIYFIPAILDDPARRETYRDVVHWDRVDALRGFGGIRIEDDILVTEGPAEVLTAGLPSDVDAIEALRAEAFDR
- a CDS encoding TVP38/TMEM64 family protein — its product is MSEPATTPRPTLGEIEERLTGGETPLLLRREVVAGLVVLFLLVVAVYWATSEYFGISYTIEAEPFRDWVDGFGILGPVVFIGIMALSVLFAPVPNAPIFMAAGLAWGPVLGTLYCMAGLVLGSAVAFWVARRFGRRHLARLVGRRNAERIDTLVLEMGGRVVFWSRMIPAVNFDWISFVAGMTAIPFRVFILYSALGMVFPTAVAVVAGDGLGRDVRITLGAGGVWLAVIVISAAVYWRRRANGRRDNGAAT